Proteins co-encoded in one Nothobranchius furzeri strain GRZ-AD chromosome 4, NfurGRZ-RIMD1, whole genome shotgun sequence genomic window:
- the ldha gene encoding L-lactate dehydrogenase A chain, whose translation MSSKDKLISHVMKEEPVGCRNKVTVVGVGMVGMASAISILLKDLCDELALVDVMEDKLKGEAMDLQHGALFLKTHKIVADKDYSVTANSKVVVVTAGARQQEGESRLNLVQRNVNIFKFIIPNIVKYSPNCILLVVSNPVDILTYVAWKLSGFPRHRVIGSGTNLDSARFRHLMGEKFSLHPSSCHGWIIGEHGDSSVAVWSGVNVAGVCLQNLNPKMGADDDCENWKDVHKQVVDGAYEVIKLKGYTSWAIGMSVADLVESILKNLHKVHPVSTLVQGMHGVKDEVFLSIPCVLGNSGLTDVIHMTLKPEEEKQLVKSAETLWGVQKELTL comes from the exons ATGTCCTCCAAGGATAAGCTCATCAGCCACGTGATGAAGGAGGAGCCTGTTGGCTGCAGGAACAAGGTGACGGTGGTCGGTGTGGGCATGGTGGGCATGGCCTCTGCCATCAGTATACTGCTGAAG GACCTGTGCGATGAGCTGGCCCTGGTTGATGTGATGGAGGACAAGCTGAAGGGTGAAGCCATGGACCTGCAGCATGGAGCCCTCTTTCTCAAGACGCACAAGATTGTGGCCGACAAAG attacaGTGTGACCGCCAACTCCAAGGTGGTGGTGGTGACTGCTGGTGCTCGCCAGCAGGAGGGCGAGAGCCGTCTAAACCTGGTGCAGCGCAACGTTAACATCTTTAAGTTCATTATCCCCAACATCGTCAAATACAGCCCCAACTGCATCCTGTTGGTGGTTTCTAATCCAG TTGACATCCTGACCTATGTGGCGTGGAAGCTGAGCGGTTTCCCTCGTCACCGCGTCATCGGCTCTGGCACCAACCTGGATAGCGCTCGTTTCCGCCACCTGATGGGAGAGAAGTTCAGCCTGCACCCTTCAAGTTGCCATGGCTGGATCATCGGAGAGCACGGAGACTCCAGCG TGGCTGTGTGGAGTGGTGTGAATGTTGCTGGAGTTTGTCTTCAGAACCTCAACCCAAAGATGGGGGCCGACGATGACTGTGAGAACTGGAAGGATGTGCACAAGCAGGTGGTTGATGG GGCCTACGAAGTCATCAAGCTGAAGGGCTACACCTCCTGGGCCATCGGTATGTCTGTGGCTGACCTCGTTGAAAGCATCCTGAAGAACCTACACAAAGTTCACCCTGTGTCCACGCTTGTCCAG GGCATGCACGGCGTGAAGGACGAGGTCTTCCTGAGCATCCCCTGCGTTCTGGGCAACAGCGGCCTGACGGATGTCATTCACATGACACTGAAACCCGAAGAGGAGAAGCAGCTGGTGAAGAGCGCTGAGACACTGTGGGGCGTACAGAAGGAGCTCACCCTGTGA